A stretch of the Chitiniphilus purpureus genome encodes the following:
- a CDS encoding VOC family protein, whose amino-acid sequence MVSKNTICLWYDGTALEAAEFYARTFPDSAVGAVLRAPGDYPSGKQGDVLTVEFTLMGIPCLGLNGGPAFKHNEAFSFQVATDDQAETDRLWHAIVGNGGQESACGWCKDKWGLSWQITPRVLTAAIADPDPVAAQRAFEAMMGMGKIDIAAIEAARRG is encoded by the coding sequence ATGGTCAGCAAGAACACGATTTGCCTCTGGTACGACGGCACCGCGTTGGAAGCCGCCGAGTTCTACGCCAGGACATTCCCCGACAGCGCGGTCGGTGCGGTGCTTCGCGCACCGGGCGACTATCCCTCGGGCAAGCAAGGGGACGTCTTGACCGTCGAGTTCACGCTGATGGGCATCCCCTGCCTCGGTCTGAACGGCGGCCCGGCCTTCAAGCACAATGAGGCGTTCTCGTTCCAGGTGGCGACCGACGACCAGGCCGAAACAGACCGCCTGTGGCACGCGATTGTCGGAAACGGCGGCCAGGAAAGCGCATGTGGCTGGTGCAAGGACAAGTGGGGGCTGTCGTGGCAGATCACGCCACGCGTCTTGACGGCGGCGATCGCCGATCCCGATCCAGTGGCAGCCCAGCGCGCGTTCGAGGCCATGATGGGGATGGGCAAGATCGACATCGCCGCGATCGAGGCCGCCCGGCGCGGCTGA
- a CDS encoding energy transducer TonB, translated as MSTYRYIGVTAVCAAHAVLIYGVIQGSQWSAPPEPVTAPVLTYVELPAAQPEAVPAPPKPQPRPEPRPVLKRPQPQPRPLPAPQAPAENAVRLPPEPVQPAAPEPAPAAPAPAPVAAPSPAPAPAPEPETQPVFDAAYLNNPKPGYPRQSQVLREEGTVLVRVKVSAAGLPLSATLARSSGFSRLDNAALEAVKRWRFKPAMRGKEPVEATVTVPMQFRLDS; from the coding sequence ATGTCTACCTATCGCTATATCGGCGTGACTGCGGTCTGTGCGGCCCATGCGGTCCTGATCTACGGCGTGATCCAAGGATCGCAGTGGAGCGCACCGCCTGAGCCCGTGACGGCGCCGGTGCTCACCTATGTGGAGCTGCCGGCGGCCCAACCCGAGGCGGTGCCGGCGCCCCCGAAGCCCCAGCCCCGCCCTGAACCCCGTCCGGTGCTCAAGCGGCCGCAGCCGCAACCCAGGCCCCTGCCGGCGCCGCAGGCACCGGCCGAGAACGCCGTGCGCCTGCCGCCGGAGCCGGTCCAACCTGCGGCCCCCGAGCCAGCCCCTGCTGCACCCGCCCCGGCGCCCGTTGCCGCGCCATCGCCCGCCCCAGCGCCAGCACCGGAACCCGAGACCCAGCCGGTATTCGATGCTGCGTACCTGAACAATCCCAAGCCCGGCTATCCGCGACAGTCCCAGGTGCTGCGCGAGGAGGGCACCGTGCTGGTCCGCGTCAAGGTGAGCGCCGCCGGGCTGCCGCTGAGTGCGACCCTGGCCAGGAGCAGCGGCTTCAGCCGGTTGGACAATGCAGCGCTGGAGGCGGTCAAGCGCTGGCGCTTCAAGCCGGCAATGCGCGGCAAGGAGCCGGTGGAGGCGACGGTGACGGTGCCGATGCAATTCCGCCTGGATAGCTGA
- a CDS encoding YfbU family protein, producing the protein MASERFEMRIDSDLLERLDQWRQGEDDTPSRAEAVRRLIEAGLAHDNKGRAPHLSDGEKLIAMMLAELIKKTGVEVDTNVDLVEKVILGGHYWALGWEMPGIFHGHADKQSRVRFVVDVLDMWSFMEEAFEGLGEESKARLAKEADPFGKHVQFLGFDGNNESEHLGIARFLINDLDRFSRFREGHRDLNSHCPTLEGYGRMLRVFEPIRQTLVGRSLNVDELAAILNSRRAS; encoded by the coding sequence ATGGCAAGCGAACGATTTGAAATGCGGATCGACAGCGATCTTCTGGAACGGCTAGACCAATGGAGGCAAGGTGAGGACGACACGCCTTCGCGGGCAGAGGCTGTGCGGAGGCTCATTGAGGCGGGGCTGGCACACGACAACAAGGGGCGCGCACCACATCTGAGCGACGGCGAGAAGTTGATTGCGATGATGCTGGCCGAGCTAATCAAGAAGACCGGCGTCGAAGTGGATACGAATGTCGATCTCGTTGAGAAGGTCATCCTAGGCGGGCACTACTGGGCGCTTGGCTGGGAGATGCCCGGAATCTTTCACGGGCATGCCGACAAACAGAGCCGCGTGCGCTTCGTTGTCGATGTGCTCGACATGTGGTCATTCATGGAGGAAGCGTTTGAAGGGCTTGGGGAAGAGAGCAAGGCACGTCTCGCCAAGGAAGCAGACCCGTTTGGGAAGCATGTGCAGTTCCTTGGTTTTGACGGGAACAACGAGTCTGAGCACCTTGGTATCGCGCGCTTCCTCATCAACGACCTAGACAGGTTCAGCCGCTTCCGTGAAGGGCATCGTGACCTCAACTCACATTGCCCCACGCTTGAAGGCTACGGAAGAATGCTAAGGGTCTTTGAGCCTATTCGGCAGACCCTTGTCGGTCGCAGTCTGAATGTGGATGAGCTTGCAGCCATCCTTAACAGCAGGCGTGCAAGCTAG
- a CDS encoding MAPEG family protein — MSPTAFVVAAYIAWTLMLIIAIEAVRTLAVLRQGRAANTFLPDGTDISPFAHRLSRAHANCYESFPLVVGPLLLALAIDHPSLTDPLAPWLLAARIGQSCVHLASISLPAVQLRFALFAVQLGLVAWMLARLIPGGFAS; from the coding sequence ATGAGCCCCACCGCCTTCGTTGTTGCCGCCTACATTGCCTGGACCCTGATGCTGATCATCGCGATCGAAGCGGTGCGCACCCTGGCGGTTCTGCGCCAGGGGCGTGCTGCCAATACCTTCCTGCCTGATGGCACTGACATCTCCCCGTTCGCGCACCGACTGAGCCGTGCCCACGCCAATTGCTACGAAAGCTTCCCGCTGGTCGTCGGCCCGTTGCTGCTGGCGCTCGCAATCGACCATCCGTCACTGACCGACCCGTTGGCACCCTGGCTCCTGGCAGCGCGGATCGGCCAGTCCTGCGTGCACTTGGCGTCCATCAGCCTGCCTGCCGTACAACTGCGTTTTGCTTTGTTCGCGGTGCAGTTGGGCCTGGTTGCATGGATGCTCGCGCGTCTGATTCCGGGTGGGTTCGCCAGCTGA
- a CDS encoding LodA/GoxA family CTQ-dependent oxidase, which translates to MSTPNASPTPDRPGCDTPVQLPPVLPPSPCCCDSDPITGLKQLFVDYFQGRGMAAGRDPATRPVFLRLHGVAHGRLVIDPDLPEALKVGVFAQAPEYPVWVRFSADVQPGVPDLKGTTGIAIKLFGVTGPKLLAPDEAATTHDFILQNHDVFFVDTAKDMCEFTCQSLHGNSDDYLKAHPVTQQVLNEMEKVVDSALTTPYWSVLPSCFGEGRFVKYKLEPLSAPAAEAQPDFNDPFYLRADLQARLGKGPARFRFLVQFQTDEHDMPLDAATVRWSETASPPVQLGILELPQQDLGERGQATYGENLAYNPWHALPEHRPVGSIAEARKVVYRASAANRRNVNGVPLAEPAVPRPAQYAPGVDYPAARDTRIVRAAIHPAIGIARVGNSEHDFYLGPQVTEPAPQPLGFYRDATGALKREAAQFRLYGYNAAGEVVRELTSDWADIAWTVHLANRKAAWYQWQIAMDIPEAAETVLPRRNPKVTARDSLVIDAGRQRIAGPNAQPLSCSGQFTGVPVKLGELRTDAHGRLLVLGGHGVSASPAGTPIFIPSDSNSFINADGWYDDTCDGTVEASVNIEGRDIPVEAAWVVTAPPNYAPQLKAERTLYDLLYDLYVEAGWLQAPATVSFADDVYPILQRLTGLQWVNQGFATLFGHNGRYDFENPALLAQLSALPPAGQYDPNAELRRQVFNSFRPPNPADGNQLPWPWLYGDAMTVPAGESPRQNASVSQTQYRILQRWAEGDFAADWDPQRTPPTDIDRVPLADQPAMLDRAALEFCLADAFHPGCELTWPMRHLTLYSKPFRIRMRAPDTPEPDYGPTLDQAAALAAQGPLYAQGPGDLNRWMGLPWQADTAWCRAGYDTAYDPFAPTFWPARVPNHVLAAHDYAVVVDPSQPLARRIEAFSNRTDWNKPLHGNTAGQMEQMVRIFGSMGLLEVRPGVASSPDFPATMMVASYGPDVAPADAASLSDAARAASALKAASAEGLPKAHPKARPLPQGANFDSHDEARSAPLPVRRGKRHGG; encoded by the coding sequence ATGAGCACGCCGAACGCCTCCCCCACACCTGACCGTCCCGGCTGCGATACGCCGGTCCAGCTGCCGCCGGTGTTGCCGCCCAGCCCCTGTTGCTGCGACAGCGACCCGATCACCGGGCTCAAGCAGTTGTTCGTCGACTATTTCCAGGGCCGCGGCATGGCGGCAGGGCGTGATCCGGCGACGCGGCCGGTGTTCCTGCGGCTGCACGGCGTGGCGCATGGGCGGCTCGTGATCGACCCCGACCTGCCCGAGGCACTCAAGGTGGGGGTGTTCGCCCAGGCGCCCGAATACCCGGTGTGGGTGCGCTTTTCCGCGGACGTGCAACCGGGCGTGCCGGATCTCAAAGGCACCACTGGCATCGCGATCAAACTGTTCGGGGTGACGGGACCCAAGCTGCTGGCGCCGGACGAGGCGGCCACCACCCACGATTTCATCCTGCAGAACCACGATGTGTTCTTCGTCGATACCGCCAAGGACATGTGCGAGTTCACCTGCCAGTCGCTGCACGGCAACAGTGACGACTACCTGAAGGCGCATCCGGTCACGCAGCAGGTCCTGAACGAGATGGAGAAGGTGGTCGATTCCGCGCTGACCACCCCTTACTGGAGCGTGCTGCCGTCCTGTTTCGGCGAGGGGCGCTTTGTCAAATACAAGCTCGAACCGCTGTCGGCGCCGGCGGCCGAGGCACAGCCTGACTTCAACGATCCGTTCTACCTGCGTGCCGATCTGCAGGCCCGGCTGGGCAAGGGCCCTGCGCGCTTTCGCTTCCTGGTGCAGTTCCAGACCGATGAGCACGATATGCCGCTCGATGCTGCCACCGTGCGCTGGAGCGAGACGGCGAGCCCGCCGGTGCAGTTGGGCATCCTGGAGCTGCCGCAGCAGGATCTGGGTGAGCGCGGGCAAGCCACCTACGGCGAGAATCTGGCATACAACCCGTGGCACGCGTTGCCTGAGCACCGCCCGGTGGGCAGCATCGCCGAGGCGCGCAAGGTGGTGTACCGCGCCTCGGCGGCCAACCGGCGCAATGTGAACGGCGTGCCGCTGGCCGAACCGGCGGTGCCACGCCCGGCGCAGTACGCCCCCGGGGTCGACTATCCGGCGGCCCGCGATACGCGCATCGTCCGCGCCGCCATCCACCCGGCCATCGGCATCGCCCGCGTGGGCAACAGCGAGCATGATTTCTACCTGGGCCCGCAGGTGACCGAGCCGGCGCCGCAGCCGCTGGGCTTCTACCGCGACGCCACCGGGGCGCTCAAGCGCGAGGCGGCGCAGTTCCGTCTCTACGGCTACAACGCGGCCGGCGAGGTGGTGCGCGAGCTAACCTCGGACTGGGCCGACATCGCCTGGACTGTCCACCTGGCCAATCGCAAGGCCGCCTGGTATCAGTGGCAGATCGCCATGGATATCCCCGAGGCGGCCGAAACGGTGCTGCCGCGGCGCAACCCCAAGGTCACTGCGCGCGACAGCCTTGTCATCGACGCCGGCCGCCAGCGCATCGCCGGGCCGAACGCGCAGCCGCTGTCATGCAGCGGCCAGTTCACCGGGGTGCCAGTCAAGCTGGGCGAGCTGCGCACCGACGCGCACGGCCGGCTGCTGGTGCTAGGTGGCCACGGGGTGTCGGCCTCGCCCGCCGGCACCCCGATCTTCATTCCCAGCGACAGCAATTCCTTCATCAATGCCGACGGCTGGTACGACGACACCTGCGACGGCACGGTCGAAGCCAGCGTCAATATCGAAGGTCGCGACATCCCGGTCGAAGCGGCATGGGTGGTGACCGCGCCGCCCAACTACGCACCGCAGCTCAAGGCCGAGCGCACACTGTACGACCTGCTGTACGACCTGTACGTAGAGGCCGGCTGGCTGCAGGCGCCGGCCACGGTGTCGTTCGCCGACGATGTGTATCCCATCCTGCAGCGGCTCACCGGCCTGCAATGGGTCAACCAGGGCTTTGCCACGCTGTTCGGCCACAACGGCCGCTATGACTTCGAGAACCCGGCATTGCTGGCGCAGCTCTCGGCGCTGCCCCCTGCAGGCCAGTACGATCCGAACGCCGAGCTGCGGCGCCAGGTGTTCAACAGCTTCCGCCCACCCAACCCGGCCGACGGCAATCAGCTGCCGTGGCCCTGGCTCTACGGTGATGCCATGACCGTGCCGGCTGGCGAAAGCCCACGGCAGAACGCCAGTGTCAGCCAGACGCAGTACCGCATCCTGCAGCGCTGGGCCGAGGGCGACTTCGCCGCCGACTGGGACCCGCAGCGCACGCCACCGACGGACATCGACCGCGTGCCGCTCGCAGACCAGCCGGCGATGCTCGATCGGGCGGCGCTGGAATTCTGCCTCGCCGACGCCTTCCACCCCGGCTGCGAGCTGACCTGGCCGATGCGACACCTCACGCTCTACAGCAAGCCCTTCCGCATCCGGATGCGCGCGCCGGACACCCCCGAGCCCGACTACGGCCCCACGCTGGATCAGGCGGCCGCGCTTGCGGCGCAAGGGCCCCTCTACGCCCAGGGCCCGGGCGATCTCAACCGCTGGATGGGATTGCCCTGGCAGGCCGATACGGCCTGGTGCCGCGCCGGCTACGACACCGCCTACGACCCGTTCGCCCCGACCTTCTGGCCCGCCCGGGTACCCAACCACGTGCTGGCCGCCCACGACTACGCCGTCGTCGTCGACCCCTCGCAACCGCTGGCGCGCCGGATCGAGGCGTTCAGCAACCGCACCGATTGGAACAAGCCGCTGCACGGCAACACCGCCGGGCAGATGGAACAGATGGTGCGCATCTTCGGCTCGATGGGCCTGCTCGAAGTGCGCCCGGGTGTGGCGTCCAGTCCGGATTTCCCGGCAACCATGATGGTGGCGTCGTACGGTCCGGATGTCGCACCGGCAGACGCGGCGAGCCTGAGCGATGCGGCCCGGGCCGCATCGGCGCTCAAGGCCGCGTCGGCGGAGGGGCTGCCCAAGGCACATCCCAAGGCGCGCCCCCTGCCGCAGGGTGCCAACTTCGATTCGCACGACGAAGCCCGGTCGGCACCGCTGCCGGTACGACGCGGCAAGCGGCACGGCGGCTGA
- a CDS encoding FAD-dependent monooxygenase, producing the protein MTSVDVAIAGGGPAGAAAAIVLARAGLRVLLAEARAGAALMAPRIGEGLPPSARPLLQELGVLDAVQADGHRTSPGTLACWGAASPHANDFLYQLHGTGWQLDRVRFDARLRETAAAAGARLIAPARLHLRQAADGSSPHLLDMQAGGTPVRTVQAQWLIDASGRNATLARALGAVRIRHDRLLAFHQRLASATAIDRDGRTWVEAVEEGWWYSVLLPSGERLIALLCDADADRRRALLGGGLWQALAGAPHLHRWCHAHGYRPIGRACGADACSQMLDRAAGRRWLAAGDAALAFDPLSSKGIATALYGGMQAAHALLAALAGDIEAPARFGTHLHHIHAIYRQQLTQFYALETRWPDSAFWSPRRNTTAAVTTSMA; encoded by the coding sequence ATGACATCGGTCGACGTTGCGATTGCCGGCGGTGGGCCGGCCGGCGCCGCGGCCGCCATCGTGCTGGCGCGGGCGGGGCTGCGGGTGCTGCTGGCCGAGGCCCGCGCCGGCGCAGCGCTGATGGCCCCGCGCATCGGCGAAGGGCTGCCGCCCTCGGCCCGCCCACTGCTGCAGGAGCTGGGCGTGCTCGATGCGGTGCAGGCGGATGGGCATCGGACCAGCCCTGGCACCCTGGCCTGCTGGGGTGCGGCCAGCCCGCACGCCAACGATTTCCTGTATCAGTTGCATGGCACAGGATGGCAGCTGGACCGGGTCCGGTTCGACGCCCGGTTGCGCGAAACGGCCGCCGCGGCCGGTGCCCGGCTCATCGCCCCGGCCCGGCTGCACCTGCGGCAGGCGGCAGACGGGAGCTCGCCGCACCTGCTGGACATGCAGGCCGGCGGCACGCCGGTGCGGACGGTGCAGGCGCAGTGGCTGATCGATGCCAGTGGCCGCAATGCGACGCTCGCCCGTGCGCTGGGTGCGGTACGCATCCGGCACGACCGGCTGCTGGCATTCCACCAGCGGCTTGCCAGTGCCACCGCCATCGATCGGGACGGCCGCACCTGGGTGGAGGCGGTCGAGGAAGGCTGGTGGTACAGCGTGCTGCTGCCGTCAGGCGAACGGCTGATCGCCCTGCTCTGCGATGCCGATGCCGACCGGCGTCGCGCGCTGCTGGGCGGCGGCCTGTGGCAGGCACTGGCCGGAGCACCGCACCTGCACCGCTGGTGCCACGCGCACGGTTATCGGCCAATCGGCCGTGCCTGTGGCGCAGATGCCTGCAGCCAGATGCTGGATCGGGCTGCCGGCCGACGCTGGTTGGCAGCGGGCGATGCAGCGCTCGCCTTCGACCCGCTGTCGTCCAAGGGCATCGCCACCGCACTCTACGGCGGCATGCAAGCCGCGCACGCTCTCCTCGCCGCACTCGCGGGTGACATCGAAGCCCCGGCACGGTTTGGCACGCACCTGCACCATATCCATGCGATCTACCGGCAGCAGCTGACACAGTTCTATGCGCTGGAAACCCGCTGGCCGGACTCGGCCTTCTGGTCGCCACGGCGCAACACCACCGCAGCGGTGACGACGAGCATGGCGTAG
- a CDS encoding hybrid sensor histidine kinase/response regulator, protein MTIRCKLILLILAVLLPTLLGAVCGIWYVYRTQHTAMEQSMRETTHALALAVDREIARRDAVIATLATSPTLQHQSGLPAFYHQARQVAKAWDSSIMLFDIAGRQMLNTRLPLGDPLPQSAALVAQHPKTTSDFVVTNLYWSESAQRYSFSVQRPVLHHGEIVYFITMGSFASQMGALLDEQRLPPGWLGVIVDSSGRVVARNMDEARFVGQRTSGPLAQRLATSRGGSLASVTLSGVPVLSFYSKAPASDWAVIIARPQHEIRGVAIRAVAAVALGSACLLALALALAYWFGRRIAGPLRQLDDAAQALGRGDPLHLPATGLLETDRTARVLLHANAQIQDANRVMAERVAQAVAQAERSQQALLQSQKLEALGRLTGGIAHDFNNLLQTLTVGLQVASRSAADPKAQQALAACIRSVARGGKLTRQLMAFGRQRAEETSLVALRELLLGMAELLEGALPGNITLTYDLSEMPCTVRIDPLQCELAVLNLVLNARDAMPRGGPVTVTLRPAPDTHGMVTLQVSDGGSGMPPEVAARAFEPFFTTKPVGEGSGLGLAQVYGFVRQSGGSVQITSQPGQGTCITLQLPAGGDALPPRFPDPQPAKAPVPAHVLLVDDDDEVRTVVAPLLGELGFVVSIAHDAGSALACYDRDPAAIDIVFSDVVMPGPMDGLALARALHRRDPHLPVVLATGYTEHVPEDDGFKVLAKPYAVPVLAQTLREALAERTPPAP, encoded by the coding sequence ATGACGATACGCTGCAAGCTCATCCTGTTGATCCTGGCCGTACTGCTGCCGACGCTGCTCGGCGCTGTCTGCGGCATCTGGTACGTCTATCGCACCCAGCATACGGCGATGGAGCAGAGCATGCGCGAGACCACCCACGCGCTGGCACTGGCGGTGGACCGCGAGATCGCCCGCCGCGACGCGGTGATTGCCACTCTGGCCACCTCGCCGACCCTGCAGCATCAAAGCGGGCTGCCGGCGTTCTATCATCAGGCCAGGCAGGTCGCAAAAGCCTGGGACAGCAGCATCATGCTGTTCGATATCGCCGGCCGGCAGATGCTCAACACCCGGCTGCCGCTGGGCGACCCGCTGCCGCAGAGCGCGGCGCTGGTCGCGCAGCACCCCAAGACCACGTCCGATTTCGTGGTGACCAACCTGTATTGGTCGGAGTCGGCGCAGCGCTACAGTTTTTCGGTGCAGCGTCCGGTGCTGCACCATGGTGAGATCGTCTACTTCATCACCATGGGCTCGTTCGCCAGCCAGATGGGCGCACTGCTGGACGAGCAACGGCTGCCACCGGGCTGGCTGGGGGTGATCGTGGACAGCAGCGGCCGGGTGGTCGCACGCAACATGGACGAGGCGCGCTTCGTCGGGCAACGCACGTCCGGCCCGCTGGCGCAGCGCCTGGCGACCAGCCGCGGCGGCTCCCTGGCGTCGGTCACACTCAGCGGCGTCCCGGTGCTGTCGTTCTATAGCAAGGCACCGGCCTCGGACTGGGCGGTCATCATCGCCCGGCCACAGCATGAGATCCGCGGCGTGGCGATCCGGGCAGTCGCCGCGGTGGCGCTGGGATCGGCCTGCCTGCTGGCGCTGGCGCTGGCGCTGGCCTACTGGTTCGGGCGGCGCATCGCCGGGCCGCTGCGCCAGCTGGACGACGCCGCACAGGCGCTGGGCCGCGGCGATCCGCTGCATCTGCCAGCGACCGGCCTCCTGGAGACCGACCGTACCGCCCGGGTGCTGCTGCATGCCAATGCGCAGATCCAGGATGCCAACCGGGTGATGGCCGAGCGGGTGGCGCAGGCGGTGGCCCAGGCCGAGCGATCGCAGCAGGCGCTGCTGCAAAGCCAGAAGCTGGAGGCACTGGGACGCTTGACCGGAGGCATCGCCCACGATTTCAACAATCTGCTGCAGACCCTTACCGTCGGGCTGCAGGTCGCCAGCCGGTCAGCCGCCGACCCCAAAGCACAGCAGGCGCTGGCGGCCTGTATCCGCTCGGTCGCCCGTGGCGGCAAGCTTACCCGCCAGTTGATGGCGTTCGGGCGGCAGCGGGCGGAGGAAACCAGCCTGGTGGCACTGCGCGAGCTGCTGCTGGGCATGGCCGAGCTGCTGGAAGGCGCGCTGCCGGGCAATATCACCTTGACGTACGACCTGAGTGAAATGCCGTGCACGGTGCGGATCGATCCGCTGCAGTGCGAGCTGGCGGTACTCAACCTGGTGCTGAATGCACGCGACGCGATGCCGCGTGGCGGGCCGGTGACTGTCACGCTGCGCCCCGCGCCGGACACGCACGGCATGGTCACGCTCCAGGTCAGCGACGGCGGTTCGGGCATGCCGCCGGAAGTGGCGGCACGGGCATTCGAGCCGTTCTTCACCACCAAGCCGGTGGGCGAAGGCAGCGGACTGGGGCTGGCGCAGGTCTACGGCTTTGTGCGGCAATCGGGTGGCAGTGTGCAGATCACCAGCCAGCCCGGCCAGGGCACCTGCATCACGCTGCAGCTCCCGGCCGGTGGCGACGCCCTGCCGCCCCGGTTCCCCGACCCGCAGCCGGCGAAGGCACCGGTTCCAGCGCACGTGCTGCTGGTGGACGACGACGACGAGGTACGCACGGTGGTGGCGCCGTTGCTGGGCGAGCTGGGCTTTGTAGTCAGCATCGCGCACGATGCCGGCAGCGCGCTGGCGTGTTACGACCGCGACCCGGCCGCCATCGACATCGTGTTCTCCGACGTGGTCATGCCGGGCCCCATGGACGGGCTGGCGCTGGCGCGCGCCTTGCATCGGCGCGACCCACACCTGCCGGTGGTGCTGGCCACCGGCTACACCGAACACGTGCCGGAAGACGATGGCTTCAAGGTGCTGGCCAAGCCTTATGCCGTGCCCGTGCTGGCGCAGACATTGCGCGAGGCACTGGCCGAACGGACACCCCCGGCCCCCTGA
- a CDS encoding SOS response-associated peptidase has protein sequence MCVNFLPVTPATLQGHFQVPSPDPAWQEEAWQDYLAPIVVGDGGQRQCVLASYGMVPRRRIPEGVRKYSTMNARSETLGERRAYRSAWRVGQYCLVPMYGFFEPCYVSGKAERWRIGLQDDAPFAVAGLWRSWDEPDGSLSYSFTQLTINADQHPLMRRFHKPDDEKRSLVIVPEQDYDTWLGCRNAELARAFLTPFPAERMQARPQPLPARKPRA, from the coding sequence ATGTGCGTCAATTTCCTGCCCGTTACCCCCGCTACCCTGCAAGGCCATTTCCAGGTGCCGTCGCCCGACCCGGCGTGGCAGGAAGAGGCTTGGCAGGACTATCTGGCCCCCATCGTGGTCGGCGATGGCGGGCAGCGCCAATGCGTGCTGGCAAGCTACGGCATGGTGCCCCGACGGCGTATCCCGGAGGGCGTGCGCAAGTACAGCACCATGAATGCACGCAGTGAGACGCTGGGTGAGCGTCGCGCATACCGCAGTGCCTGGCGCGTGGGGCAGTACTGCCTGGTGCCGATGTACGGGTTCTTCGAGCCCTGCTATGTCTCGGGCAAGGCCGAGCGTTGGCGCATCGGCCTGCAGGACGACGCGCCGTTTGCGGTGGCCGGGCTGTGGCGCAGCTGGGACGAGCCCGACGGCAGTCTCAGCTATTCGTTCACCCAGCTGACCATCAACGCCGACCAGCATCCGCTGATGCGGCGGTTTCACAAGCCCGACGACGAGAAGCGCAGTCTGGTGATCGTGCCGGAGCAGGATTACGACACCTGGCTGGGCTGCCGCAATGCCGAACTGGCAAGGGCATTCCTGACGCCGTTTCCGGCCGAGCGCATGCAGGCGCGGCCACAGCCGTTGCCGGCGCGTAAACCGCGCGCCTGA
- a CDS encoding NUDIX domain-containing protein — translation MSQDDHLIETRIASERVFDGALLHINRDTVRLPDGSSATREYVLHPGAVMVLPVLDDGRILMERQFRYPLDRVFIEFPAGKLDPDEAPLACGQRELLEETGYSAREWAYLGVLHPLISYTTETIHLFLAHGLTAGQARPDEGEFVETMAVALPDLIADVLAGHITDAKTVAGIFWLQHKLQSR, via the coding sequence ATGTCCCAAGACGACCACCTGATCGAAACCCGGATCGCCAGCGAACGCGTATTCGACGGTGCCTTGCTGCATATCAACCGCGATACGGTGCGCCTGCCGGACGGCAGCAGCGCAACCCGCGAGTACGTGCTCCATCCCGGGGCGGTGATGGTCCTGCCGGTGCTGGACGACGGACGCATCCTGATGGAGCGGCAGTTCCGCTATCCGTTGGACCGGGTGTTCATCGAGTTCCCGGCCGGCAAGCTCGATCCGGATGAAGCGCCGCTGGCATGCGGTCAGCGTGAACTGCTGGAGGAGACCGGCTACAGCGCGCGCGAATGGGCGTATCTGGGCGTGCTGCATCCGTTGATCAGCTACACCACCGAAACCATCCACCTGTTCCTCGCGCATGGCCTGACCGCGGGACAGGCCCGGCCCGACGAGGGTGAGTTCGTCGAGACCATGGCCGTCGCCCTGCCTGACCTGATCGCTGACGTACTGGCGGGCCACATCACCGACGCCAAGACCGTGGCCGGTATCTTTTGGCTGCAACACAAACTGCAGTCGCGCTGA